The genomic interval ACCGCAGCGGCCGGCCTTTCGACGCGCTGCTGCAGGACAGCGTCCTCAAGCCCGTCGGCATGGGCGACAGCCGCTTCGCCCAGCCGCTGCCGGCCGGCCGCCCTGCTCGCGCGCGCCGCCCTGCCGCACGACCGCAATGGCCAGGCCTACGAGGGTGGTGCCTACACCTATCCCGAACTGGCCGCGGCCGGCCTCTGGACCACGCCCACCGACCTGGCGAAGTTCGCACTGGCACTGCAGCGCGCCGCCCTCGGCAAGGACAAGCGCCTGCTGTCGAAGGAGACGGCGCGCACGATGCTGCGCCCGGTCCAGAACGGCTATGCACTCGGACTGGCAACGGACGGCACAGGCACCACAGCTTCGTTCGAACATGGCGGCAGCAACATGGGCTACCAGAACACGCTGTTCGCCTATACCGAACACGGCGACGGTGCCGTGGTCATGACGAATGGCGACGCCGGCGCCGAACTGGCGCAAAGCGTGATCCGGGCAATCTCCGCCGAGTACAAATGGCCCAGCTACCAGACCAGGGTACGCAAGGCGATCGCGCTCGATGGCGCCCGCCGTGCCGCGCTGCCAGGGCGTTACGTGACCCGCGAGATCGGCGACTTCGTCATCGAAGAACGTGATGGCCAGCTGATGATCGCGCTGCGCACGGGCCAGTACGAGCCCTTGTATGCCGAGTCGCCCGAGCAGCTGTTCGTGCTCTCGCGCGAAGCCGACCTGCACTTTGCGGCGGACGCGAAAAGCGGACGCCTGGTCTCGGGCGCCTTCGACATCGCCTTCACGCGCGCGGACTGAACCCGGCTACCCGGGAGGCAGCGGCGGGATCGGACACGCATCCCGCCGGCCGGATTTACATCAGGCGCACCCAGCCGCCCTTGTAGAGGATCGGGCCGCTCGGGCCTTGCGGATTCGGCGAGCCGCCGGCCGGTTCCAGGCTGACCGCGAGCAGGGCCACGTCGGCGCCGATGGCGTTGCCGGCCAGCGGCAGGGTCAGCTCGCGTCCGCGCCCGAGCACACCGAGCGAACGGGGCGCGCCCCGGCGCGGCACGGCCCACAGCTGCAGTACCTGGTTCGGCGTCAGCGGCGCCGCCGCCAGCACGCGCACGCGCAGCAGCCGGGCCTCACGGTCGGCGGTCACCACCAGTGCCGCCTGCGCCTGTTCGTCGATCAGGGTGGCGACATCGCTGACGGCCGGCCGCCCGGCTTCGTGGCGCGTCACCGTCACCAGCAGCAGCGTGGCCACCGCCGAGGCGGAAACGGCCAGCGTGCGCCAGAACGCCAGCGAGCCATTGCGCCAGAACTGCCACGCCGGCACCGCCGGCTGCAGGTCGAGGCGGCGTTCGATCGCCTGCCGGACGCGTGCATCCGGCTGCACCGGCGTGACGAATTCGGCCATGGCGCCGAGCCGCTCGCGCCATTCGCCGACCGTGCGGCGCAGGGCGGCGTCGCCGTGCATCAGGCCTTCGAAACGGCGGCGTGCACGTCCCTTGAGCGTACCAAGCACATACTCGGCAGCCAGCCGCTCGCGCAGCGGCTCGTTTCCTCGCAGGTTCATGCCAGCCCCTTTCCGCTCAGGCAGCCATGCAGGCGCGCCAGACTACGGCGGATCCAGGTCTTCACCGTGCCGATCGGCAGCGCCAGCTGCTGCGCCACGTCGCTGTGCGACAGGTCATGGAAAAACGCCATGCCCAGCACGCGCCGGTGCTTTTCCTCGAGCGCCGCCATGCAGTTGGCCAGGGCCTTTGCCTCGCTGCTCATCTGCAGGGCCTCGATCGGCGTGGCAGCCGGGTCGCGCATGGCCGCCAGCACATCCGCGTCGAACCCTTCGCCGTCGATATCGACCTCCTGGCGCGTGCGCCGCAACAGGTCGAAGGCCTTGTTGCGCACGATCGTCGTCATCCAGGTCATGGGCGCGGCCAGGGCGCCATCGTAATCGCGGGCGCTGTTCCAGATCGAGACGAAGCTGTCCTGCAGCACCTCCTCGGCCAGCTCGCGGCGGCGCAGGATGCGTAGCGCCAGGCCATACAGCCGCGGCGCGCTGGCGTCGTAGAGGGAACGAAAGGCGGCAGCATCGCGACGCGCGGCGCCAAGCAGCCATGTGCGCAGTTGAACCGGATCTGGTTGGGTTGCAGTGCTCAATGCTTGCCTGGGCAGGAAAGTGGATAAAAGTGCCGTCGCACAACGGCAGCGACCTTAGCATATTTACGGCCAAACCATGCCAAAAAATATGTTGAATCCGACATGCATCCGGCTGCGTACAAGCCTGGGTAGCCCCGCCACGCAAATGGCATCGCCACTTCTCCCTGGAAGCGCGTGACCGGGGCTGCCTTCTGCTTCACACGACGTGAAACACGCACACCCAATAACAACCGGAGAATGACATGGGCAAGTTGAAGAGCAAGCGTTTCTGGGCCGCCGCACTGGCTTCGGGATCGGTCGTCATGGGACTGGCCGCACCGGCCGGGGCCTCCAGCCACCGCGAGGCACCGTTCCTGACCAACGCACCGAAAGTGGACGGCACCGATTTCTACATGTTCCGCAGCTATGCCCCGGGACGGGCCGGCTTCGTGACGATGATCGCGAACTACACGCCCTTCCAGGACCCGCAGGGCGGACCGAATTTCTACCAGTTCGACCAGAACGCGCTGTACGAAATCCATGTCGACAACAATGGCGATGCCAAGGAAGACATCAGCTTCCAGATCCGTTTCAAGAACGCGTCGAAGCGCACTGCGCTCAACATCGGCGGCAAGCAGGTCCTGATCCCCCTGATCAACTCCTCGACCATCAGCGGCGTCAACCCGGCGGCCCTCAACGTGCGCGAAACCTATACGGTCGACATGGTGCGCGGCGACCGCCGCGGCGGTACCCGTACCCGCCTGGCCGGCACCAACGGCGCGACCGAATTCGACAAGCCAGTCGACAACATCGGCGAAAAGGTCTTCGGCGGCGCCGGCGGCTATGAAACCTATGCCAACCAGCACATCTACGACATCGCCATTCCCGGCTGCGGCACCGGCCGCGTGTTCGTCGGCCAGCGCAAGGAGCCCTTCTATATCGCGGTCGGCAAGATCTTCGACCTGTTCAACATGAACCCGCTGGGGCCCGAGTCCGGCGGCAACCGCAACGACCTCGAAAACAAGAACGTCAGCTCGATCGCCCTCGAGCTGCCGGTCGGCTGCCTGGTGGCGGCCGGCGAACCGGTGATTGGTGCCTATACCACCGCCAGCATGCGCCAGGCGCGCCTGATCAACCCGGCCCCGGCGTCGGGCATCAACAGCGCGGTCAAGGAAGGCGGTTCCTGGGCCCAGGTATCGCGCCTCGGCATGCCGCTGGTGAACGAAGTCATCATCGGCATGGACGACAAGGACCGTTTCAATACGTCGAAACCGAAGGATGACGGCCAGTTCGCCACTTACGTCACCAACCCGGTGCTGCCGACCGTCGTGGAAAGCCTGTTCCCGTCGGCCAAGGCGCCGGCGAATTTCCCGCGCACCGACCTGGTCACGGCCTTCCTGAAGGGTCTGCCGGGCGTGAACCAGCCGAAAAACGTGGTGGCGTCCGAGATGCTGCGCCTGAACACCGCCATCGAGCCGACCGCGCAGGCATCGCAGAATCCACTCGGCGTGGCGGCCGGCGACAACGCGGGCTTCCCGAACGGCCGCCGTCCGGCGGACGACATCGTCGACGTCTCGCTGCGGGTGGCGATGGGCGCCCTGTGCGTGCTGACCGGTAGCGGCGACGCGCTCGGCGTCGGCTGCAAGCCGACCGACGCCCCGCCGGCGGCCTGCCGCTGACCGATGGCGTGCGCAAGGATGCGACGGCCTTCAAGCCCGCCTTCCCTTACCTGAACACGCCGCTGCCCGGCAATCAATGAGGAGCATCGCCATGTCCCACTATCGATCCTTGCCGCGGCTGGCGGCGGTCACCATCGCGCTGGCGCTGTCGCTGTCGGGCTGCGGCGGCAGCAATCACACCGTCACCTTGCCGGCCCCGCCGCCGACGGGCACCGTGCCGCCGCCCGCCACGGGCGACAGCTTCTTCGCCACCGTCTACGCCAAGGCGATTCAGCTGCTCGACAACGATGAGCCGGTGGCGATCGACCAGATCGCCGAGACCAGGCCGGACAACACGGAACCCGAACCGGTTCCTGCCGGCTGAACCCGGCCGCCGGCGCAGGAACGCATCCCTGCGCCGGTTTCAAAGGAGATGTCTTGTACCCGTCCATCCTTCTGTTGTGTGCGCTGGTGGCGCCGCTGCTGTTCCAGGCCGCGGGGCGACCCCGCACATTCCCCCACGCGGCGACCAGGTGCTGGAACGCCTGCCCGCGCGCACCGACCCGGTCCAGCGCGAGCTGCTGCGCCTGCGCGCCAGCCTGAGCGCCAACCCGGCCGACATGAGGCTGGCCACGACGCTGGCGCGGCGCTACATCGAACAGGCGCGCCACGAAGGCGACCCGCGCTACCTCGGCTATGCCCAGGCGGCGCTGGCACCGTGGTGGGCCCGGCCGGAACCACCCGCGCCGGTGCTGGTGCTGCGCGCCACGCTGCGCCAGAGCACCCATCAATTCCGCGCGGCCCTGCGCGACCTCGACTTGCTGGTCAAGCGCGATTCCGATGACGCCCAGGCCTGGCTGACCCGCGCGACCGTCCAGCAGGTGATCGGCGAGCACGACGCGGCCTGGGCGAGCTGCATGCGCCTGTATTCGCGCGCGCCCGAACTGGTCGTGCAGACCTGCCTGGCGGCCGTGGGCAGCTCAGCGGCCAGGGCCGCGCCAGCTACGACCGGCTCCGGCAGGCGCTGGCCGAACGTCCCGATGCCCCGGCGCCGATCCGCGTCTGGGTCGAGACCCTGCTGGCCGAGATGGCCGCGCGCCTGGGTGACGCCGCAGCCGCCGAGCGCCACTTCCGCGCCGCGCTGGCGCTCGATGCCGAAGACAGCTATCTGATAGGCGCCTGGGCCGACTTCCTGCTCGACGCCGGCCGCGCAGGCGAGGCGGCGCGCCTGCTGCAGGACCGGACGCGCGCCGATGCGCTGCTGCTCCGCTACGCGATTGCCCTGAAAAAGCTGGGCGACGCCGATGCGGCGCGCCAGGGCGCCGTGCTGGCCGCCCGTTTCGACGCCGCCGCACGGCGCGGCGACACCGTCCACCAGCGCGAGCAGGCCCGTTTCGAACTGGCCGTGCGCGGCGACGCCGCGGCTGCCGTACGCCTGGCCAGGCTGAACTGGGCCGTCCAGAAGGAGCCGGCCGACCTGCGTATCCTGGCCGAGGCGGCGCTGGCATCAAGCGATCCTGAAGCGGCGCGCCAGGTGCGCGACTGGCTGGCCCGCAGCGCGCTCGAAGACCGCACGCTAGCCTCCGCGTGGACGCAGCCGGAGCCGCGCCGATGAACCGTCCCCCTCTTTCCTGCTCGCGCTGCTCCTCCTATGCGCGGCGCCGGCACAGGCGCACAAGGCCAGCGACAGCTACCTCAGCCTGCGGGTGCAGGACGCGCGCATCGAAGGCCAGTGGGACATCGCCCTGCGCGACCTCGAGATGGCCGTGGGCCTGGACGGCAATGGCGACGGCGCCCTGACACGGGACGAGGTACGGGGCCGCCACCAGGCGATCGCCGCCTATGCCCCCCTCTCGCCTGGCACTGGCAAACGAGGACCGGGCCTGCCCCCTGCGCGTCACCGGCCACCTGGTCGACGAACACACCGATGGCGCCTACGCGGTAGTGAAGTTCGACGCCGCCTGCGCCGCCACGGTCACGCAACTGGCGGTGGATTACCGCCTGCTGTTCGACATCGACCCGCAGCACAAGGGATTGCTGCGTTTGGAGCACGCGAGCGGCGCCTCGAGCGCGATCTTCGGCCCCGACAGCGCGCACCAGATCCTGTCTGTACGCGACGCCCCGCGCTGGCGCCAGTTCGGCGACTATGTCCGCCACGGCGTCTGGCATATCTGGATCGGCTTCGATCACATCCTGTTCCTGCTGTCGCTGCTGCTGCCGACCGTGCTGGTCCATCGCGGCGGCGCCTGGGAAGGCCGTGCCACCTTCCGCGCCGCCACGCTGGAAGTGCTGCGCATCGTCACCGCCTTCACGCTGGCGCATTCGCTGACGCTGACCCTGGCCGCGCTCGGGGTGCTGTCCCTGCCCTCGCGCCTGGTCGAATCGGCAATTGCCGCCTCGGTCATCCTGGCCGCCCTCAACAACCTGTGGCCGCTGCTGCAGCGTGCCCGCGCCGTGGTCGCCTTTGCATTCGGCCTGATCCACGGCTTCGGCTTTGCCAGCGTGCTGGCCGACCTGGGCTTGCCGCCAGGCGCGCTGGCGCTGTCGCTGGTGGGCTTCAACGTGGGTGTCGAACTGGGCCAGCTGGCCATCGTCGCCCTGTTCCTGCCGCTGGCTTACCTGCTGCGCAACGGGACGTTCTACCGCCGCGTGCTCATGGCCGGCGGCTCGGTGGCGATCATCCTGCTGGCGACGGTGTGGCTGGCCGAGCGCGCGCTCGATTTGAAGCTGATGACATGAACGGGGCGTGGCGTCCCTGGCGACCCATGTATCAGCTTTTTTACAAATCCGGATGGAGCTTGCTTGATAGATGCCATTAGAATACTTTCTCCAAATTAAAACTAAAAACAGGGGAAACATGATCCGTTTGCCAATCGCCCTGGCGGCGCTGTGCCTCAGCGTGTCCGCTTTCGCAGCCGACCCTTTCGACGACAAATTCCGCCAGCTCGACGAACTGCTGCCGACCCCGACGACGATCCGCACGGCTTCCGGCGCACCGGGCCACGCCTACTGGCAGCAACGGGCGGACTACACGATCCGCGCCACGCTCGACGAGGCGAACCGTTCGATCCGGGCCGCCGAGACGGTCACCTACCACAATAATTCCCCCGACACCCTGCACTACCTGTGGGTGCAGCTCGACCAGAACATCTACAAGCCCAATTCCGACGCCCGCATGTCGGCCACCTCGGTCGCGCGCGAAGCCTGGGTCAAGCCGCGCAGTCCGGAAGAAGGCATGAAGTTCGACGCCATGCGCACCACGCTCGAAGGCCTGACCTTCGAGGGCGGCTTCAACATCACGGCCGTCAAGGCGGGCGGACGCAACCTGCCTTTTGTCATCAACCGCACGATGATGCGCATCGACCTGCCGCAGCCGCTGAAACCCGGCCAGCGCTTCTCGTTCAACGTCGAATGGAACTACAAGATCAACGAGCAGAAGGTGCTCGGCGGCCGCTCGGGCTACGAGAAGTTCGACGAGGACAAGAACGACCTGTTCGAGATCGCCCAGTGGTTCCCGCGCATGGCGGCCTATTACGACACCTACGGCTGGCAGCACAAGCAGTTCCTCGGCGCCGGCGAATTCACGCTCGAATTCGGCGACTACGACGTCGAGCTGACGGTGCCCTCGGACCATATCGTCGCTTCCACCGGCACCCTGCAGAACCCGGGTGCCGTGCTCACGGGCGCGCAGCGCGAGCGCCTCGAGCGCGCCCGGACGGCGAAAAAGCCGGTGCTCATCGTGACGCAGGCGGAAGCGGAAAGCGCGGAGAAGGCGCGCGCCGGCATCAAGGGCGGCACCAAGACCTGGCACTTCAAGGCGAAAAACGTGCGCGACTTCGCGTTCGCCTCGAGCCGCAAGTTCATCTGGGATGCCCAGGGCATCAAGAGCGGCGACACAAGCGTGATGGCCATGTCCTACTACCCGAAGGAAGGCAACCCGCTGTGGGAGAAGTACTCGACCCAGGCGATCGTCCACACCATCGAGCAGTACAGCAAATACTCCTTCGACTACCCCTACCCGACTGCGATTTCCGTGAACGGCCCGGTAGGCGGCATGGAATACCCGATGATCTCGTTTAACGGCCCGCGTCCGACCAAGGACAAGAAGACCGGCGAGATCACCTATGGCAAGCGCACCAAGTACAGCCTGATCGGCGTGATCATCCACGAGGTAGGCCACAACTACTTCCCGATGATCGTCAACTCGGACGAGCGCCAGTGGACCTGGATGGACGAGGGCATCAACTCCTTCGTGCAGACCCTGGCCCAGGAAGCCTGGGAAGAGAACTGGCCGGAGATGCGCGGCGAGCCGCGCCTGATCACCGACTACATGAAGAGCCGTAACCAGGTGCCGATCATGACCAATTCCGAGTCGGTGCTGCAGTTCGGGAACAACGCCTATGCCAAGCCGGCCGCCGCGCTGACCGTGCTGCGCGAGACGGTGCTGGGGCGCGACCTGTTCGACTTCGCCTTCAAGGAATACGCCCAGCGCTGGAAATTCAAGCGTCCGACCCCGGCCGACTTCTTCCGCACGATGGAAGACGCCTCCGGCACGGACCTCGACTGGTTCTGGCGCGGCTGGTTCTACGGCACCGACCCGGTGGACGTGAGCATCGACGGGATCAGCGAGTACACCGTCAGCACGCAAAATCCGGAAATCGAAAAGGCCTGGCGCCGCAAGTTGCGCGAGGCCGAACCGACTTCGCTCTCGGACCAGCGCAACAAGGGCATGCCGCGCCGCGTCGATGCGCATCCCGAGCTGAAGGACTTCTACAACGAGCACGACGAGTTCACTGTCACGAATGCCGACCGCAACAAGTTCAACGAGTCGCAGGAGAAGCTGGAAGACTGGGAAAAGGCCCTGCTGGCGTCGAACAAGCACCTCTACCTGGTCGACTTTTCGAATGTCGGCGGGCTGGTGACGCCGCTGGTGCTGGAGATCCAGCTCCAGAGCGGCAAGAAATACGTCGAGCGCATCCCGGCCGAAGTGTGGCGCTACTCGCCGAAGAAGATCACGAAGCTGATCGTCACCGACGAGCCGATGGTCGGCCTGACGCACGACCCGTATTGGGAAACGGCCGATATCGACCAGAGCAACAACGCCTGGCCACGCAAGGC from Massilia sp. Se16.2.3 carries:
- a CDS encoding anti-sigma factor domain-containing protein, which encodes MNLRGNEPLRERLAAEYVLGTLKGRARRRFEGLMHGDAALRRTVGEWRERLGAMAEFVTPVQPDARVRQAIERRLDLQPAVPAWQFWRNGSLAFWRTLAVSASAVATLLLVTVTRHEAGRPAVSDVATLIDEQAQAALVVTADREARLLRVRVLAAAPLTPNQVLQLWAVPRRGAPRSLGVLGRGRELTLPLAGNAIGADVALLAVSLEPAGGSPNPQGPSGPILYKGGWVRLM
- a CDS encoding sigma-70 family RNA polymerase sigma factor, producing the protein MSTATQPDPVQLRTWLLGAARRDAAAFRSLYDASAPRLYGLALRILRRRELAEEVLQDSFVSIWNSARDYDGALAAPMTWMTTIVRNKAFDLLRRTRQEVDIDGEGFDADVLAAMRDPAATPIEALQMSSEAKALANCMAALEEKHRRVLGMAFFHDLSHSDVAQQLALPIGTVKTWIRRSLARLHGCLSGKGLA
- a CDS encoding DUF4331 domain-containing protein, translating into MGKLKSKRFWAAALASGSVVMGLAAPAGASSHREAPFLTNAPKVDGTDFYMFRSYAPGRAGFVTMIANYTPFQDPQGGPNFYQFDQNALYEIHVDNNGDAKEDISFQIRFKNASKRTALNIGGKQVLIPLINSSTISGVNPAALNVRETYTVDMVRGDRRGGTRTRLAGTNGATEFDKPVDNIGEKVFGGAGGYETYANQHIYDIAIPGCGTGRVFVGQRKEPFYIAVGKIFDLFNMNPLGPESGGNRNDLENKNVSSIALELPVGCLVAAGEPVIGAYTTASMRQARLINPAPASGINSAVKEGGSWAQVSRLGMPLVNEVIIGMDDKDRFNTSKPKDDGQFATYVTNPVLPTVVESLFPSAKAPANFPRTDLVTAFLKGLPGVNQPKNVVASEMLRLNTAIEPTAQASQNPLGVAAGDNAGFPNGRRPADDIVDVSLRVAMGALCVLTGSGDALGVGCKPTDAPPAACR
- a CDS encoding HupE/UreJ family protein, producing the protein MPPSRLALANEDRACPLRVTGHLVDEHTDGAYAVVKFDAACAATVTQLAVDYRLLFDIDPQHKGLLRLEHASGASSAIFGPDSAHQILSVRDAPRWRQFGDYVRHGVWHIWIGFDHILFLLSLLLPTVLVHRGGAWEGRATFRAATLEVLRIVTAFTLAHSLTLTLAALGVLSLPSRLVESAIAASVILAALNNLWPLLQRARAVVAFAFGLIHGFGFASVLADLGLPPGALALSLVGFNVGVELGQLAIVALFLPLAYLLRNGTFYRRVLMAGGSVAIILLATVWLAERALDLKLMT
- a CDS encoding M1 family metallopeptidase; translated protein: MIRLPIALAALCLSVSAFAADPFDDKFRQLDELLPTPTTIRTASGAPGHAYWQQRADYTIRATLDEANRSIRAAETVTYHNNSPDTLHYLWVQLDQNIYKPNSDARMSATSVAREAWVKPRSPEEGMKFDAMRTTLEGLTFEGGFNITAVKAGGRNLPFVINRTMMRIDLPQPLKPGQRFSFNVEWNYKINEQKVLGGRSGYEKFDEDKNDLFEIAQWFPRMAAYYDTYGWQHKQFLGAGEFTLEFGDYDVELTVPSDHIVASTGTLQNPGAVLTGAQRERLERARTAKKPVLIVTQAEAESAEKARAGIKGGTKTWHFKAKNVRDFAFASSRKFIWDAQGIKSGDTSVMAMSYYPKEGNPLWEKYSTQAIVHTIEQYSKYSFDYPYPTAISVNGPVGGMEYPMISFNGPRPTKDKKTGEITYGKRTKYSLIGVIIHEVGHNYFPMIVNSDERQWTWMDEGINSFVQTLAQEAWEENWPEMRGEPRLITDYMKSRNQVPIMTNSESVLQFGNNAYAKPAAALTVLRETVLGRDLFDFAFKEYAQRWKFKRPTPADFFRTMEDASGTDLDWFWRGWFYGTDPVDVSIDGISEYTVSTQNPEIEKAWRRKLREAEPTSLSDQRNKGMPRRVDAHPELKDFYNEHDEFTVTNADRNKFNESQEKLEDWEKALLASNKHLYLVDFSNVGGLVTPLVLEIQLQSGKKYVERIPAEVWRYSPKKITKLIVTDEPMVGLTHDPYWETADIDQSNNAWPRKATPSRLELFKSEPPGNDLMKDFNTKLKTKEEKDAAAEQPKKEAAPTVQ